The window CCGCTGCCGTCTTGGCCCCGGGGCAGCCCCACTTGGCGTTGACCTTGGGCACCAGCATCTCCATGGCCGGGCCCTCCCAGCCGGGCTTGTTGTTCCACGTCGTGCCTGGTCCGGGTTCCCACGTCGCCTTGTGCACGAGGTGATACCGGTTGGTCGCGTTGCAGTCCGGGCTGTACTCGACGACCGCGTTCAGGTCCGCGTCCACGACCACCTTGCCGGCCAGGAAGCTCGTGTCGAACCGCCAGTACGTCCACGCGACGCCGATGTTCTGCAGGCCGCACGCGCCCCACCCCGACCAGCACCTGCCGACCTGCGCCAGCGGCGGCTCGCCGCTCGTGTTCCAGCCGTTGAAGTTGGGCAGACCCGAGAGCACCGTCGCCCAGCCGAACTTGTCTGCCGTGTGGTCCCTCATGATCGTGATCGGGAACTGCGTGTCGCCGTCGACGGCGCTCTCCTCGGGCGTCAGGCTTCCCGAGCCCGGCTCGCCACCGGTGTCCAACGCGACGGGCTGCCCCTCCGCGTCGGCTCCCACCGGGGGCGGCGCCGAGATGGCTCCGTCGCCCTTGGCCGCCTCGACCGTGAGGCCGCCGTCGCGCCGCTCGACGGCGTCGCCCTCGCCGCCGGACACGTCGAGGTTGAACGGGTCGGCGATCAGGGCCTCGGCGGCCGCCCGGTCGCGCACCACCAGCCGCGTGGAGAAGCCGTACGAGTAGGCGACCACCTGCAGGTCCACCCCGGGCCGGACGTCCGCGTAGGTCGCAATGGCGCCGTCGAGCGACGCAGCCGGGAGGCTCTCGGAGGAGGTGAGGCCCAGCTCTGCTCCGCCCTCCTGGATCGCTGCGAGCTCGGTGGCGGATCCGCCCGGCGAGAAGGCGAGGTCCACCGGCGTCGCGCCCGGGCGCAGCAGGCCGTCCTTGCCGGGGCTCAGGTCCGTGTTGATCTTCTGCCAGGTCCCGTCCTCCGCCCTGGCCCGGATCGGGGACGAGTTGAGCTCCGCGACCATCTGCCCGTCGGGTTCCGCGTAGACCGACTGCGTCTCGGTCCGCAGCTCGGGTGCCTCGACTCGCTTGCCGGTCGCTCGTGCGGTGGCCGCCGCCTTCTGCTCGGCGCGCTCCTCGCGCGTCGGTCCGGCAAGGTCGAGGGCCGACGGCGCGGCAGGCGCCTCCGCCGCGGTGTCGACGGCCGCTGCGGACGCAAGACCCTCCGCCTGGGCGGGGATGGTGAGCGCACCGGCGCCGAGCGGCACGGCGATCGCCAACGAGACCACTGCCGCGAGCGCACGGCGTGACGGGGTACGACCTGCCTTCGGCATCAACCAGCCGACAGCCCTCGTGCCTGACTCGGAATCCCCGCCTGAACGCATCGCTCAACCCTTCGTCGTCGTCCGGCACCTCAGCCGGACACCACACAGGCGAGCATCTTGGGGAGGGCTAACAGATCGCTCTCATTTCGACCACGGCCGAATCACCCACAGCGGTGTGGCACGACCTCTGCCGGCCCGGAGTGCGGCGCCGTACGGTGATCCGCGATCTGGGAGGCAACCATGAGTCAGTCGATCAACCCGCAGGCCGGTCCCGCACGCCGCACGTCGCCCGGCGCGGTCGCTCTCGGCGTGGCCACCGCCGTCGCCGTCGTCCTGGCGTCCGTCGCGCTGGCTCCCGGCGCGCTGCCTGCGGTGGCAGGCCCGGGCGCACCGCCCGCACAGGCCGGCGACATCCTCGGCGAGCGGAGCCCCGCTGCGATCCCGGGCGAGTACATCGTCGTGCTCGACGACGCCGCGCCGTCCCGCGTGGCCGCCGAGTCCCGGGCTCTGGCGAAGGCGTTCTCCGGCGAGCTGCGGAGCACGTTCGAGCACACGGTCTCGGGGTTCAGCGCGACCATGTCCGCCGCCGACGCCCGCCGGCTCAGCCGGGACCCGTCGGTCGCGTATGTCGAGGCGAACCAGCGGATGAGCGTGGCTGACGTCCAGGCGCCGACCCCGAGCTGGGGCCTGGACCGGGCCGACCAGCGCGCCCTGCCCCTGACCGCCTCCTACACCTACCCGAACACCGGCGCCGGGGTGACGGCCTATGTCATCGACACCGGGATCCGGACGAGCCACCAGGACTTCGAGGACCGCGCCGTCTCGGGCACCGACATCGTCGACGGCGACGCCGATGCGACCGACTGCAACGGCCATGGCACCCACGTGGCCGGCACCGTCGGCGGCGAGGCCCACGGCATCGCCAAGGACGTCTCCCTGGTCGGGGTCCGGGTGCTGGAATGCGCGGGCGAGGGCACCTCCGAGGACGTGATCGCGGGGATCGACTGGGTCACCGCCCACCATCAGCCGGGTGAGCCGGCGGTCGCCAACGTGTCGCTCGGCGGCGGGTTCAGCCAGGCCGTGAACGATGCCGTGACCGCCTCGGTCGCCGACGGGATCACCTACGCGGTGGCGGCCGGCAACGAAACAGGTACCGACGCGTGCACCCGCTCCCCCGCGTCCACGCCCGCGGCGCTCACTGTGGGCGCCACCACCAGCGCCGACGCGAGGGCTGCCTACTCGAACGTCGGCACCTGCCTCGACCTGTTCGCGCCCGGCTCGTCGATCACCTCGGCCTGGCACACCAGCGACACCGCCACGAACACGATCAACGGCACCTCGATGGCCGCACCCCACGTGGCCGGCGCCGCCGCCCTCTACCTCGCGACGGGTCCCGCGCTCACCCCGGCCCAGGTCTCGGCCGCCCTGCTCGACGCCACCACCCCCGACGTCGTGACGGGAGCCGGCGCCGGCTCACCGAACCGCCTGCTGTACACCGGGGACGTGCCGCCGCCCACCCGGGACTTCGCGGTATCGGTCGACCCCACCGAGGGGATCGTCCAGGCGGGAGCATCGCTCACGACCACCGTCTCGACCAGCACCACGCTCGGCGACCCGCAGCCGGTCGCCCTGACCACACGCGGACTCCCGGCCGGCGTGTCGGCGTCGTTCGACCCGGCCACCGTCACCTCGGGCGAGACGTCCACGCTCACGATGACCGCCGCGACGTCAGCGCCACCGGGGACCTACCTGGTCCAGGTCCGCGCGCGCGGCGCGACGTGGCACGCCGCCACCTACCGCCTGACCGTGGCCGGCCCGCCGGGCTGCACCCAGACCAACGCCAGCGACGTGCCGATCCAGGACAATGGGACGGTCGAGTCGGTCGTCTCCGTCACGGGCTGCGCCGCAACCCCCAGCACGGCCGCGGTAGTTGACGTCGCGATAGTGCACAGCTACATCGGCGACCTCTACGTCGATCTGATCGCCCCGGACGGTACGGCCTACCCGCTGCACCGCGGCACGGGCGGCGCGGCCGACGGGATCAACACCAGCTACCCGGTCAACCTGTCGGCCGAGTCCGCCAACGGGCCGTGGCGCCTGCGCGTCCGGGACACCCAGCCCGGGGACACCGGGTTCATCAACTCCTGGGCGCTCCACCTTGATCCGCCGACCAGCCCGCCGCCGGTCTGCGCCGGCACGAACACCACCGACGTGCCGATCCCCGACAACACCACGATCAACAGCCCGATCACCCTGTCGAGCTGCCCCGGCAACGGCTCGGCGTCGGCGCAGGTCCGCGTGGACATCACCCACCCCTACCGCGGCGACCTCGTCGTGCGGCTGGTCGCCCCCGACGGCAGTGTCTACCCGCTCCTCGACAAGGTCGGCGGCGCCACCGACGACGTGCACCAGACGTTCGTCGTCAACCTGGCCTCCGAACCCGTGGACGGCACCTGGAACCTCCGCGTCCAGGACACCGCAACGGGCGACGCGGGGACCCTCACCGGCTGGTCCCTCACGCCCCGGCCGTAGGTGCCCCGGAGCCCGCCCGGGTCAGACCCGGGCGGGCGTCCGGGCCGCCTGCCGCTCGGGCGTGAACGCCACCGGCAGCTCCGCCGGGTACCGCGACCAGGGCGACGGCGCCCAGGTCACCTCCGGGTCGGTCAGCCGGAGGTCCAGGCGCTCCATGAGGCTCTCCACCGCGATCTTGACGACCAGCCGGCCGGGGCGCCGGGCCGGGCAGGCATGCGGCCCGACCCCGAACGACAGGTGCGACCGGTTGCCTGCCTCGAACAGGTCGTCGCCGGTGCGCACGCGGGGGTCGTTGTTCGCGGCGGCGACACCCATCACTATCGCGTCCCCCGCCCGGATCCGGGCGGTGCCCAGCGTGCAGTCGGTCACGGCGTACCGGGCGGGCAGGTTCGCCACGGGCGGCTCGCTCCACAGGGTCTCGTCCATCGCGTCGTCCAGGCCACGCCGCACCCCGGTGACCCGCCCGGTGTACCGGGGGTCGGTGAGCATGCGGCGCAGCGTGGCGGCGATCCAGGTCACGAGCATCTCGTTGGCCGCGCAGATCGCGACCACCATGGAGTGCACTATCTCCGTGTCGCTCTCGAAGCTGGGGTGCTCGACGAGGCGGGCGGTCAGGTTCGGTCCCGGGTTGTCCCGGGTCGCCAGCACGTGGTCCAGCACTATCTGGTCCATGTCGGCCAGGGCCGCCACGGCGTCACCACCGTGCCCGAAGATGCCGTGCGCGCACCGCAGCAGGGCGATGCCCTGGCGTTCGTCGAAACCGAACATGCCTGACACGGCCAGGAACGAGACGGCGGCGGCGTACCCGCCGATCAGGTCCGCGTGGCCCTGGGCCGCGAACGAGTCGATGAGCCGGCTGCAGACGCCGCGCACGAGGGCCGCGGTGTGCGCCTCGTCGATCCCGGCGAAGGCCTCGTCCATCGGCAGGCGCAGCCGCCGGTGGTCCGGGCCGTCCGCGTAGTACAGCGCGCGCCGTCCGGCCGGGGACAGGATGGCGTGCAGGGTCGACCCCATCGGCAGCTGCTCCTTCCAGTGCCGCGGGTTCCGGGCGAAGACGCTCTCGGTGCGCATCACCTCCATGACCTCGGCGTGGCCCAGCACGAGCCAGCCAGGCACGCCGGGCTCGAGGTCGACCGGCGCCACCGGCCCCCACTGCTCCTGGAGCCTGAGCAGCGCCGCGGTCATGTCCTTCGCGCCGGTGAGCTCCACCAGCGCCACTCGACCTCCGCTGCGCTGCGGTTCTGAGTCAGACATGGCACTCCACCCATCGATATTCATCAAAATTGTCCATCGAATCGTTGGGCGACCTGCGTAGACGCCCGATCGTGGGTTTCTATCACGAGCGGCTAGGAACGCGTAACACCCCTGTGGTCCCGCATGGGACGATGCCAGGGTGAGCTTGCAAGGAGGCGGTGGGAGCATGGGCGGCGGTCGCGCGATGCGCTCGTTCACCCAGGACGGCTCCGTCGTCCAGCAGCGGCTGGGGTGGGCCACGCTGCGGCGCATCGCCGGGTTCGCCCGCCCCTACCGGGGCCGGCTCATCCTGTTCGTCCTGATCCTTGCCCTGGAGGCCGCGGCGGGCGCGGCCACGCCGCTGCTGTTCCAGCGGATCATCGATGACGGCATAGTCGACGGCGACACGCGCCTGGTGGTCCTGCTGGCGGCCGCCGCGGGGCTGCTCGCGATCCTGGCCGCCGGGCTGTCCGTGGCCGACCGGCTCGTCTCGTCCCAGGTCGGCGAGGGCCTCATCCTCGACCTGCGGGTCGCCGTGTTCGACCACGTGCAGCGCATGCCGCTCGCCTTCTTCTCCCTGGCCCGCACCGGCGCCCTGGTGCAGCGCCTCAACGGCGACGTGCTCGGGGCGCAGCGCGCCTTCACCTCGACCCTGCAGACCGTGGTCTCCAACACGCTGACCATCACCTTCACGCTCGCGGCGATGTTCACCATGTCGTGGCAGCTCACCCTCGGGGCGCTCGTGCTGGTGCCGCTCTTTGTGTTCCCGGCCCGCTGGTTCGGCCGCCGGCTCGCCGCCCTGACCCGGCGCGGCATGGAGGTCGACGCCGACCTGGGCCAGGTCATGAACGAGCGGTTCAACGTGTCCGGCGCCCACCTCGTGAAGGTCTTCGGCGACCCGGCCACCGAGTCCGAGCGGTTCGCGGGTCCCGCCCGCGAGCGCCGCGACCTGGGCGTGCGGACCGCGCTGCTGGGGACGTGGTTCCGGGTGGGTCTCTCCACCATCGCGTCGCTGGCCGTAGCGGGCGTGTACGGGCTGGGCGGCCTCCAGGCCATCGCCGGTGAGCTGACCGTCGGTACCGTCGTGGCGCTGGCGACGTACCTCACGCGCCTGTACGGGCCTCTGACGGCGATGGCCAACGTCCAGGTCGACATCATGACGGCGCTCGTCTCGTTCGAGCGGGTGCTGGAGGTGCTGGACCTGGAGCCGTCGGTGGCCGAGAAGCCGGACGCCGTCGACCTGCGCGCCGCCGTCGCCGTCCGGGGTGCGTCCGTCTCTCTGGCGGGGGTCACGTTCCGGTACCCGCGGGCCGACGAGGTCTCGCTCGCCTCCCTGGAGTCGGTGGCCACCCGACGCAAGGACCCGACGTCGGACACGCTGCACGACGTCTCGTTCGAGGTTCCCGCGGGCTCGATGGTGGCGCTCGTCGGCCCGTCCGGGGCGGGGAAGACCACGGTGTCCCAGCTGGTCAGCCGCATGTACGACCCGACGTCGGGCGCGGTGCGCATCGCCGGGACCGACCTGCGCGACGTGACGTTCGAGTCCCTGCGCGCCACGATCGGCGTCGTCTCCCAGGACGCGCACCTGTTCCACGACACGATGGCGGAGAACCTGCGGTTCGTCAGGGCGGAGGCGACGGACGCCGACCTGGAGCGGGTGCTGCGCCAGGCGCGCATCTGGGACCTGGTCGAGCGCCTGCCCGACGGGCTGGAGACCGTGGTGGGCGACCGCGGCTACCGGCTGTCGGGCGGCGAGCGGCAGCGCCTCGCGATCGCCCGGCTGCTCCTGAAGGCGCCCGACGTCGTGGTGCTCGACGAGGCGACGGCGCACCTCGACTCGGAGTCCGAGGCGGCAGTGCAGGCGGCCCTCGACCAGGCGCTCGCCGGACGGACCTCGCTGGTCATCGCGCACCGGCTGTCCACGGTCCGCGCTGCGGACCTGATCGTGGTGCTCGACGACGGGCGGGTGGTCCAGTCCGGGACGCATGCCGAGCTGATCGCCGCCGGGGGCCTGTACGCCGACCTGTACCGGACGCAGTTCGCGGAGACGGCCTGACCCAGGGGCCGGCGCCCGGCGGCCCGGCTGGCGGCCCAGCTAGCGCACGGCCTCCGGACGCCCGATCGCGGCCTCTATCTGCGCGAGCACCCGCCGGGACCGCTCCAGCTCGGGCCGGTACCGCTCCGGCAGGTCGGCAGCGAGCCGTCGGCGCATCTCCACGGCGTCCCGCGCGTGCCCGAGCGCGGCGGCGTTGTCGCCGACCGCGCTCAGCGCGCTGGCGAGGTTGGAGACAGCCAGCGCCAGGTCGGGCCGGTGCTTGTCCGGGTTCTCGACGGCGAGCTGCCGCCGCATCATCACCGCCTCCTTCATGGGCCGCAGCGCGTCGTCGGCCCGGTCCAGGTCAAGGAGGGTCGCGCCCAGGTTCGCGAGCGCCTCGGCGAGGCCGGTGCGGT is drawn from Promicromonospora sp. Populi and contains these coding sequences:
- a CDS encoding S8 family serine peptidase gives rise to the protein MSQSINPQAGPARRTSPGAVALGVATAVAVVLASVALAPGALPAVAGPGAPPAQAGDILGERSPAAIPGEYIVVLDDAAPSRVAAESRALAKAFSGELRSTFEHTVSGFSATMSAADARRLSRDPSVAYVEANQRMSVADVQAPTPSWGLDRADQRALPLTASYTYPNTGAGVTAYVIDTGIRTSHQDFEDRAVSGTDIVDGDADATDCNGHGTHVAGTVGGEAHGIAKDVSLVGVRVLECAGEGTSEDVIAGIDWVTAHHQPGEPAVANVSLGGGFSQAVNDAVTASVADGITYAVAAGNETGTDACTRSPASTPAALTVGATTSADARAAYSNVGTCLDLFAPGSSITSAWHTSDTATNTINGTSMAAPHVAGAAALYLATGPALTPAQVSAALLDATTPDVVTGAGAGSPNRLLYTGDVPPPTRDFAVSVDPTEGIVQAGASLTTTVSTSTTLGDPQPVALTTRGLPAGVSASFDPATVTSGETSTLTMTAATSAPPGTYLVQVRARGATWHAATYRLTVAGPPGCTQTNASDVPIQDNGTVESVVSVTGCAATPSTAAVVDVAIVHSYIGDLYVDLIAPDGTAYPLHRGTGGAADGINTSYPVNLSAESANGPWRLRVRDTQPGDTGFINSWALHLDPPTSPPPVCAGTNTTDVPIPDNTTINSPITLSSCPGNGSASAQVRVDITHPYRGDLVVRLVAPDGSVYPLLDKVGGATDDVHQTFVVNLASEPVDGTWNLRVQDTATGDAGTLTGWSLTPRP
- a CDS encoding cytochrome P450 encodes the protein MSDSEPQRSGGRVALVELTGAKDMTAALLRLQEQWGPVAPVDLEPGVPGWLVLGHAEVMEVMRTESVFARNPRHWKEQLPMGSTLHAILSPAGRRALYYADGPDHRRLRLPMDEAFAGIDEAHTAALVRGVCSRLIDSFAAQGHADLIGGYAAAVSFLAVSGMFGFDERQGIALLRCAHGIFGHGGDAVAALADMDQIVLDHVLATRDNPGPNLTARLVEHPSFESDTEIVHSMVVAICAANEMLVTWIAATLRRMLTDPRYTGRVTGVRRGLDDAMDETLWSEPPVANLPARYAVTDCTLGTARIRAGDAIVMGVAAANNDPRVRTGDDLFEAGNRSHLSFGVGPHACPARRPGRLVVKIAVESLMERLDLRLTDPEVTWAPSPWSRYPAELPVAFTPERQAARTPARV
- a CDS encoding ABC transporter ATP-binding protein, with the protein product MGGGRAMRSFTQDGSVVQQRLGWATLRRIAGFARPYRGRLILFVLILALEAAAGAATPLLFQRIIDDGIVDGDTRLVVLLAAAAGLLAILAAGLSVADRLVSSQVGEGLILDLRVAVFDHVQRMPLAFFSLARTGALVQRLNGDVLGAQRAFTSTLQTVVSNTLTITFTLAAMFTMSWQLTLGALVLVPLFVFPARWFGRRLAALTRRGMEVDADLGQVMNERFNVSGAHLVKVFGDPATESERFAGPARERRDLGVRTALLGTWFRVGLSTIASLAVAGVYGLGGLQAIAGELTVGTVVALATYLTRLYGPLTAMANVQVDIMTALVSFERVLEVLDLEPSVAEKPDAVDLRAAVAVRGASVSLAGVTFRYPRADEVSLASLESVATRRKDPTSDTLHDVSFEVPAGSMVALVGPSGAGKTTVSQLVSRMYDPTSGAVRIAGTDLRDVTFESLRATIGVVSQDAHLFHDTMAENLRFVRAEATDADLERVLRQARIWDLVERLPDGLETVVGDRGYRLSGGERQRLAIARLLLKAPDVVVLDEATAHLDSESEAAVQAALDQALAGRTSLVIAHRLSTVRAADLIVVLDDGRVVQSGTHAELIAAGGLYADLYRTQFAETA